Genomic segment of Deltaproteobacteria bacterium:
CTCTCGCTCGAGGACCGCACGCGATTCGAGCACCACCTCGTGTTCTGCACCTGGTGCGTCGACTACCTGCAGCAGATGCGCGAGACGCTCCGCGCCGCCGGACGACTGCGCGAGAGCGACGTGCCCGAGAATGCGAAGGAGAAGCTGCTGCGCGCCTTCCGGCAATGGAAGCGAGGCATCCCGTGATCGCCTACAAGTTCCTGCGTGTCGGCGCCGTCGGTCCCTTCACCGG
This window contains:
- a CDS encoding zf-HC2 domain-containing protein, whose product is MTLRAPEQMTCREFVELVTEYLEGALSLEDRTRFEHHLVFCTWCVDYLQQMRETLRAAGRLRESDVPENAKEKLLRAFRQWKRGIP